In Solidesulfovibrio carbinoliphilus subsp. oakridgensis, the sequence TGCCGGGCATCGTCTGCCTGAGCTGGGACCCCTGGTCGTCCCTGTGGAAACGCAAGCAGCGGCTTCTTTTCGAACTGTCCCGCTCGGGCCGGTCGCCGCGAACCCTGTACGTGGAACCGCCGACATCCATCACCGACGTCATCGAAGGGGCAGGGCGGTTTTTCAGGCCGGCTGGCGACCGGCTGCGCCGCTGCCTGCGGTCCCGGCCGGCCCACCTCGGCCACGGTTTCCACCTGGCCTCGCCGCTGTGGCCCTGGCCCGGGCAGCGGACCTTCGACCGGCTGGCCCGGGCCAACCGCCAGGCCTGGCGCAACCAACTGCGCCGCTCCGTCAGGGACGTGGGCTTCCCGGACGGCTACGTCCTGTGGCTCTACCATCCTTCCCAGATCGACGCTCTGGACGTGCTCGGGGACGACGCGGAGCTGGTGGTCTACGACTGGACCGACGACTGGCCGGCCGCCCTGCCGGAGAGCCACGGTGAGGAGGAGCGGCGGCGGCTCGAAGCGCGGCAGCACGAGCTCCTTTGCCGGGCCGATGTGGTCTTCGCGGTCTCGACGGCCCTGGCAAAGCGGGCGGCGAAATGCTGTCCCGAAGTCCGCCACCTGCCGAACGCCACCGATCCCGAGGTCTTCAGGCCCTTCGATCCGTCCCGGCCCGGCCATGCCCTGGCCGCCCGCCGGCCGGTCCTGGTCTATCTGTCCCAGATCACCGAGCGCCTGGACGTGGATCTCGTCCGGGACATGGCCCGGGAGCGGCCCGACTGGACCGTGGTCCTGGCCGGGCCGCTGGCCTGTCCGCCGGAGGTGGTCGCGCCGCTTGAAAAGTGTGATAACGTCATCCTGGCCGGCCCCCTGGCCTACGAGGAGGCGGCCGGGCTGGCGGCCCAGGCCGACGTCTGCCTGCTGCCCCACAAGGAGGACGCCCTGACGCGCTCGCTTGATCCGATAAAGCTCTACGACTACCTGGCCACGGGCCGGCCCATCGTGTCCACGGAGGTGGCCATGCATCCGGCCCTGGCCGGCTTCGTCCGGGTGGCCAGCGGGCCAAAGGCCTTCATCCGGGCTGTGGAAGCGGCCCTGGCCGAGCCGGCCGGCGAGGCGGACCGACGCCGCGCGGCGGCCATGGCCCATACCTGGGCGGCCCGGGCCACGGAAGCGGCGGACCTCCTGGAACGGTTTTTCCCGGAGGACGGGTAGGCCATGCGCATCGCCGTGGACGCGACCGTGCTCGCCTTGCCGGAGCTGCGGGGCATCGGCTCGTATCTGTGCGAGGTTCTGGCCGCCTGGCCCGAGCCGGACGACACGTTTCTCCTCCTTGCGCCCGGGCCCATTGCGGCCGACCGGCTGGCCGGGCCGGCCGGCCTGGAGGTCCGGGTGGTGCCGGAGCCGCGCGGCAGCCGGTTTCACGTCTGGCAGTGGTGGTCCCTGCCCCGGGCCGCGCGCCGGTTCGCCCCGGACCTCTTCTGGAGTCCGGCCAATGTCGCCGCGCCGCTTGCCGGCCTGCCCCAGGCCGTGACCGTCCACGACACGCTCTTGCAGGAACTGGTCCGCCACGACGGCCTGGCCGAGCGGGTCTTCCACCATTTGGTCACGCCGTGGTGGCTGCGGCGCTTTGCCACCCGCATCGTCACGGTGAGCGCCTTTTCGGCCCGGCGCATCGAGACGGTCCTCGGCTGCGATCCGGCCGGCATCCGGGTGATCCGAAACGGCGCGAGCCTGCCCGGCCGTCCCTTTGCCGGCCGGGACGAGGCCCGCGCCCACGTGCGGGCCAAGGGGCTGGTCGACCGGCCCTATGTCCTGGCCCTTGGCGCGGAAAGCTCCTGGAAAAATACCGAAGGGGCCCTGCGCGCCTTTGCCCTGGTCGGCCGCGAGGCCGAAGGGATGGACTTCGTGGTGGCCGGGGTGCAGGAGCGGGCCCGGGAGCGGTTTGCCTCCCTGGCCCGGGAACTGGGGCTTGCCGGCCGGTTGCGCCTGCCCGGATTCGTGGCCCCGGCCGACCGGGACGCCCTCTATCAGGGGGCCGAGGTTTTCGTGTATCCTTCCCTCTTCGAGGGCTTCGGCCTGCCCCCGCTCGAGGCCATGGCCCTCGGGACGCCGGTCGTGGCCTCGCGGGCGGCGGCCATCCCCGAAGTGGTGGGGGAGGCGGCGCTTCTGGCCGATGCCGCCGATCCCGAGGCCCTGGCCCGGGCCATCCTGCGGGTGCTCGGCTCCCCGGACCTCGGCCGCCGGCTCGTCGCGGCCGGCCGGGATAATATCGGACGGTTCCGCTGGACCGAAGCGGCCACGGCCCACCGGGACCTTTTTACGGAGTGCGCGCACGCATGAAACGTATTTTGGTGGTCGAGACCGGCGCGGGATTCGGCGGGGCCCTGACGAGCCTGGCCAGCCTGCTGTCGCTTCTGGACGCGTCCCGCTTCGAGGTCCACCTGCTGACGGCCTATCCCCAGGACTGCATCCGGCCCGGGGGAGCGGTGGGGCGGGTGGAAGTCCTGCCCCGGGAACGCCGCTACGGCCCCGGAACCGTGGTGGAGGCGGCCCTGCGTCCGGTCCTCGGCCGCCGGGCCGGCAACGCCGCCTTTCTGGTCGACCTCACCACCACGGGCCGCCGGTTCGCCGCGTCCGTGGCCGCCTACGCCCGGCTCCACGGCATCGACATCATCCAGGGCAATAACGGCATCCTCATCAACGACGCCGTGATCCTGGCCGCCCGCCGGGCCGGCCTGCCCTGCGTGGTCCACGCCCGGGGCGGCGAATACCCGAGCCGGCTCGGGAGCTGGCTGGCGGAAAGCGTGGCCCGGGTCCTGGCCGTGTCGGGCTATGTGGCCGAAACCGTGGCCGCCCTCGGCCTGCCGGCCGACCGCATCGTGGCCGTTCCCGAGGGGCTCGACGCGGCGGCCTTCGCGCGCGGGGCCGACGGCCGGGCCTTCCGGGCCCGCCACGGCCTGCCGGCCGACCTGCCGCTCGTCGGGCTGGTGGCCTGCCTGGTCGATTGGAAGGGGCAGGACGTGTTCCTGGAGGCCTGCGCCGAGGCCCTGCCCGGGAGCGGAGCCGGAGCCGTGGTGGTCGGGGCCGAGCCGGACGGCTCGGGCCGGGAACTGGCCCGGCTGCGGGAAAAGGCCCGGACCCTCGGCCTTGGGGAGCGGGTCTGGTTCACGGGCCACGAGACGGACGTGGCCTCGGCCATGGACGCCTGCCAGGTGGTGGTCCACGCCTCCACGAGCCCGGAGCCCTTTGGCCGGGTGCTGCTCGAAGCCATGGCCCTTGGCCGGCCGGTCATCGCCACCGGGGCCGGCGGTCCCAGGGAAGTCATCGAGCCGGATACCGACGGCCTGCTGGTGCCGCCGGGCGACGCCCCGGCCATGGCCGGGGCCATGGGCCGGCTCCTCGCCGACGCCGGGCTGCGGGAAAGGCTCGGCCTCGCCGGCCGGCGAAAGGTCCGGGAGCGCTACACCCTGGCCGCCCACGTGGACACGGTGGCCGGGGTCTGGGAGGAGCTTGCGCCCGGCGCGGCCCGGGGGCGGCGTTTCGGGACCGGCGGCGTCGGCTGACGCCCGGCTCCGGCAAGGGGCAGGGGGGCGCATTGCCTTTCCGGGGCCAAGCGATTATCCCGAAAGCCGGTCCGCCCGGGAGGCGACCGTTGCCGTCATGCCAAATCCCCGCCAGATTCTCAAAGAAGTCTTCGGACACGACCGTTTCCTCGGGCCGCAGGAGGAAATCATCAGCCACGTCGTGGCCGGCGGGGACGCGCTGGTCCTCATGCCGACCGGCGGCGGCAAGTCCCTTTGCTACCAGATTCCGGCCATGGCCCGGCCGGGCACGGCCGTGGTCCTCTCGCCGCTCATCGCGCTCATGCGCGACCAGGTCCGGGCCCTGGACGCCCTGGGGGCCCGGGCCGCCTGCCTCCATTCGGGCCTCGCCCCGGCCGAGGCCCGCGACGTCCTTTCCCGGCTGCGGGCAGGAACCCTCGACATCCTCTACGCCGCGCCGGAACGGTTCATGACCCCGGGCTTCCAGCAGGTGCTCGGGGAAATCCGGCTCGCCCTGTTCGCCATCGACGAGGCCCACTGCGTGTCCCAGTGGGGCCATGATTTTCGGCCCGAATACTTGCAGCTCGCGGTCATCGCCGAACGGTTTCCGGGCGTGCCGCGCATGGCGCTGACCGCCACGGCCGACGGCCCGACCCGAAAGGACATCCAGGCCCGGCTCCATCTGGAAGAGGCCCGGGTCTTTGCCACCGGCTTCGACCGCCCCAACATCCGCTACCGCGTCGAGCCCAAGGACCACCCCCGCCGCCGGCTCCTGCGCTGGATCACCGACGAGCACCCCGGCCAGTCCGGCATCGTCTACCGCCTGTCGCGCAAGAAGGTCGAGGATCTGGCCGAGTGGCTCACTGCCCAGGGCGTTGCGGCCCTGGCCTACCACGCCGGCCTCCCCCCGGCCGAGCGGGACCGCCGGCAGGACCGGTTCATGCGCGAGGAAGGGCTGGTCATGGTGGCGACCGTGGCCTTCGGCATGGGCGTGGACAAGCCCGATGTCCGGTTCGTGGCCCACCTCGACCCGCCCAAGAGCATGGAGGCCTACCACCAGGAGACCGGCCGGGCCGGCCGGGACGGGGCCCCGGCCGAGGCGCTCATGCTCTACGCGCCGGCCGATTTCGCGGCCCTTCGCCGGCTGATCGCGCCGCAGGACGGGGGGGACGGGCCGGACGGCCCGGGCGGGGGGGAGTCGCCGCGAAAGCGGATCGAGCTGGCCAAGCTGACCGCCCTGGCCGGCTACTGCGAGACCGACGCCTGCCGCCGCCAGATCCTGCTCGGCTACTTCGGCCAGGATCTTCCCGAGCCCTGCGGCAACTGCGACGTGTGCGACGATCCGACCGAACCCGTGGACGCCACCGTCCTGGCCCAGAAAGCCCTGTCCTGCGTCTTTCGCACCGGCCAGCGGTTCGGGGCCCGGCATCTGGTCGACGTGCTTCTTGGGAAAAACACCACCCGGGTCGTGCGCTTCGGCCACGACGCGGTCAGCACGTTCGGCATCGGCGGCGAGGCTTCCGAGTGGCAGTGGCAGGCCGTCTACCGCAGGCTTGCGGCCATGGGGGCCCTTGCCCCGGACGCCGCGGGCCACGGCAGCCTGGTTTTGACCGACACGGCCTGGGACATCCTGAAGGGCCGGCGGCGCTTCGCCATGCGCCTGCCCGCCGAGCCCGAGCGCCGCGCCTCCCGCAAGTCCCGGACGTCGGAGGGCCGCAAGAGCTGGGTCCACGAACATCTCGCCGATGCCGGGGACGCGGCCCTGTGGGACCGGCTGCGGGCCTGGCGCTCGGAAACGGCCAAGGCGGCCGAGGTGCCCCCCTACGTGGTCTTTCACGACCGGACGCTTCTCGATGTCGTGCTTCTCAAGCCCGGGAAGGAAGCCGATCTGGCCCGGGCCGGGGGCATGGGCCGGGCCAAGCTCGAAAAATACGGCCCGGCCCTGCTCGAGATCCTGGCCGGGCACTATGCCGCCCATGGCCGAGGTCCGGCCCGGGAGCCGCTGGCGGCCGAGGCCGAGTCCGCCCCTCCTGTCCGGGAGCCCGGCGAGACGGCGGCCGAGAGCCTGGCCCTTTTCCGGGAGCTCGGATCGGTTGCGGCCGTGGCCGCCAGGCGGGGGCTTCGGCCGGGGACCGTCCAATCCCATCTGCTGGCCTACGTCCGTTGGGGAAAACTTTCGGCCCGGGCCGTGGCCGGGCTGCCGGACGCGGTGGCCGCCTGCGTGGAGGAGACCATCACGGCCCTGCGCCAGGCCGGCCAGGTCGGGCTCGGGCCGGTCCACGAGGCCCTGGCCGGCGGCATCGACTACGACGTCCTGCGGTGCCTGGAGGCCGGCCTCTTGGCGGCCCGGCGGCCCGGGAACGGGGACAGGGCCTAGCCGGGCGGCCGCCCGCCTACCAAATGTCCTTGAGCCGGGGATTGGGGCGGTAGTGCCGGCCGTTTTTGGCCAGGTCGCGCCCGTCCACGCGCACGATGTCGGCCGTGGCGCTCCAGCTTTTATACAGCCCGCCGATGCCAAGCGACGAGAAAAGCCGGCGGCCGTATTGCTTCTCGGCCGCGACAAAGGCTTTTATCTTCTCCAGGTTGCCGAACCCGCTCGACAGCACGATGCCCACCTCCGAAAACCCGGCCGCGTCCAGGGCCTGGCGCACGGCCAGGGTTCCGGCCACGGTGACGCCCCGGCCGGTCAGGTAGGGCCGGCCGTCGTCCGGCACTCCGCCCTGGCCGACGAGTTCGCCGGCCGTGTCCAGGCGCACGGCCGAAAGCCGGCTTCCCAGGGCCCGGGCCGTGTCCAGGGCGTCGTCCACCTCGTGGTTGAAGGTGTCGACCAGGGCCACGCGCGGGCAGTCCGGCTCGATGTGGCGGTCAAAGGCCAGGGTGGCCTCCCGGGTGGCCTGCTCCTTGCCGAGTTTTCCCGCAAAGGCCAGGACCAGGGCGTGGGGGATGGTGCCGACCCCGGACGGGCGGCCCGCCGCCCGGGCCCCGGCGTCCGTGGCGCAGGAGTCGAACCCGGCCGAGACGGCCGCCCGGCAAAAGGCCTCCTCGGCCGCGAAGTGCCAGTGCCGGGCTCCGAAATACATGAGATGCCGGTCCGGCACGGCCGCCCGGATGGCCCGGGCCTTGGCCGCCACACCCTCGGGGGTGGGCTCGGGCTGGCCGTTTGCCAGCGAAGTGGCCGCGCTCATGACCCCGAGGTACAGGGTCTCCAGTTCGATGAAGTCCTTAAGCGGTCCCTCGATGTGCAGGACCGGCTCGAGCGGCGCAAACGGCGCGCCTTCGGGCAGGATGCGGACCGTGCCGCCGTGGCCGGCCAGGGGCGAATAGGCGTTGAGGATGGCGGCCGCTTCCGCGCCGCCAGCGAAGACACCCGGCCCGTCCCGGAAAAACACCTGCATGGTGACCAGGGGATTTAGGCCTTCGCGTTCGAGGATCAGGCGCGAGCGCAGGAAATACTTGTCCGTGTAGGGCCGGTGGTCCGGGGGCAGGTTGCACATGGCCGAGGCTACCATTCCTCGCCATGGCCTTCAAGGCGGTCGCCGGCCGGGATCACTCCCGGCCGACGGCGTCCGGGGGCGGGGCCTGGGGCGCTCCACCCGCTTCCATGTTGAATCGCTCCGGCGGCGGCACGGTGAGGAGCGAGGCGATGTCCCGCCGTTCGGTCAGGAGCGGGTCGAGCCAGGCGGCAAAGGTGTGGGGCGGCAGGATGAGCGGCATCCGGTCGTGGATGCCGGCCATGGCCGGAGACGCCTCGCGGGTCAGGATGGCGGCCGAGTCCAGGACCTCGCCCGCCGGCGTGGCGGCCCGTTCGTAGATGCCGGCCAGGGCCATGACCGGCGCGTCCGGCAGGGTCAGGAAAAAACGGGTCTTGGACCCGTCCGGCTCCTTGCGCCATTCAAAAAAACCCTGGGCCGGGATCAGGCAGCGGCGGTAGCGGGCCGCGGCCCGGAAGGACGGCTTGTCGAGGACCGTCTCGGCCCGGGCGTTGATCATGGGCCGGGCGGCCTGCGGGTTTTTCATGAAGATGAAGGCGGGCACGAAACCCCAGCGGAAAAGGCCGGCCATCCGCCGGCCCGCCTGCCGGTCGACGAAGACGGCTTCGATCAGCTCCGACGGAAAGATTTCCGGCCGGGCCGGAACGTCGGGCATCCCGGGCAGGCCCATGGCCTCGGCCACCAGCCGGCGCGGGACGGCCAGGGCGAATCTGCCGCACATGGCGGTTCCTCCTTGTTTGGGGCGGGGCGGCCGCCCGGTCAGGCCCGGCTTTTGCTAAACCCGGAAAAGCAAAACCGACCGCCGGGCAGGGAAATGAGCCAAGCCGCAGAAAACCCAGTCTCTTTGTGGCCTGCAACCAGCGGGGGCTCAGCCGGCGGGAGTGAATTTGTAACAAACTCAAACGCCGCATGACGCCGCTGCCGCCTCCCCCGGCCCGCGATCCCGCGAGCGACTACCAGCCCATACCGGTCGGGCATCTCTTTTCGCACGCGCCCGGGGATTTTGAAATCTATTTGCGCCACGGCGACAAGCACACGCTTTTTGCCCCCAGCGGCGAGGCCCTCACTCCGGACCGGCGCGGCCTGCTCGAAGACCACGGCGTGCGCGTGGTCTACATCCACCGGGAGGAGCGGGACCGCTACCGGCGCTACATGCGCCGGCATCTGGCCGGGGCACTGCTCGGCCCG encodes:
- a CDS encoding glycosyltransferase family 4 protein, with protein sequence MRIAVDATVLALPELRGIGSYLCEVLAAWPEPDDTFLLLAPGPIAADRLAGPAGLEVRVVPEPRGSRFHVWQWWSLPRAARRFAPDLFWSPANVAAPLAGLPQAVTVHDTLLQELVRHDGLAERVFHHLVTPWWLRRFATRIVTVSAFSARRIETVLGCDPAGIRVIRNGASLPGRPFAGRDEARAHVRAKGLVDRPYVLALGAESSWKNTEGALRAFALVGREAEGMDFVVAGVQERARERFASLARELGLAGRLRLPGFVAPADRDALYQGAEVFVYPSLFEGFGLPPLEAMALGTPVVASRAAAIPEVVGEAALLADAADPEALARAILRVLGSPDLGRRLVAAGRDNIGRFRWTEAATAHRDLFTECAHA
- a CDS encoding glycosyltransferase family 4 protein, whose product is MKRILVVETGAGFGGALTSLASLLSLLDASRFEVHLLTAYPQDCIRPGGAVGRVEVLPRERRYGPGTVVEAALRPVLGRRAGNAAFLVDLTTTGRRFAASVAAYARLHGIDIIQGNNGILINDAVILAARRAGLPCVVHARGGEYPSRLGSWLAESVARVLAVSGYVAETVAALGLPADRIVAVPEGLDAAAFARGADGRAFRARHGLPADLPLVGLVACLVDWKGQDVFLEACAEALPGSGAGAVVVGAEPDGSGRELARLREKARTLGLGERVWFTGHETDVASAMDACQVVVHASTSPEPFGRVLLEAMALGRPVIATGAGGPREVIEPDTDGLLVPPGDAPAMAGAMGRLLADAGLRERLGLAGRRKVRERYTLAAHVDTVAGVWEELAPGAARGRRFGTGGVG
- the recQ gene encoding DNA helicase RecQ, which codes for MPNPRQILKEVFGHDRFLGPQEEIISHVVAGGDALVLMPTGGGKSLCYQIPAMARPGTAVVLSPLIALMRDQVRALDALGARAACLHSGLAPAEARDVLSRLRAGTLDILYAAPERFMTPGFQQVLGEIRLALFAIDEAHCVSQWGHDFRPEYLQLAVIAERFPGVPRMALTATADGPTRKDIQARLHLEEARVFATGFDRPNIRYRVEPKDHPRRRLLRWITDEHPGQSGIVYRLSRKKVEDLAEWLTAQGVAALAYHAGLPPAERDRRQDRFMREEGLVMVATVAFGMGVDKPDVRFVAHLDPPKSMEAYHQETGRAGRDGAPAEALMLYAPADFAALRRLIAPQDGGDGPDGPGGGESPRKRIELAKLTALAGYCETDACRRQILLGYFGQDLPEPCGNCDVCDDPTEPVDATVLAQKALSCVFRTGQRFGARHLVDVLLGKNTTRVVRFGHDAVSTFGIGGEASEWQWQAVYRRLAAMGALAPDAAGHGSLVLTDTAWDILKGRRRFAMRLPAEPERRASRKSRTSEGRKSWVHEHLADAGDAALWDRLRAWRSETAKAAEVPPYVVFHDRTLLDVVLLKPGKEADLARAGGMGRAKLEKYGPALLEILAGHYAAHGRGPAREPLAAEAESAPPVREPGETAAESLALFRELGSVAAVAARRGLRPGTVQSHLLAYVRWGKLSARAVAGLPDAVAACVEETITALRQAGQVGLGPVHEALAGGIDYDVLRCLEAGLLAARRPGNGDRA
- a CDS encoding nicotinate phosphoribosyltransferase, encoding MCNLPPDHRPYTDKYFLRSRLILEREGLNPLVTMQVFFRDGPGVFAGGAEAAAILNAYSPLAGHGGTVRILPEGAPFAPLEPVLHIEGPLKDFIELETLYLGVMSAATSLANGQPEPTPEGVAAKARAIRAAVPDRHLMYFGARHWHFAAEEAFCRAAVSAGFDSCATDAGARAAGRPSGVGTIPHALVLAFAGKLGKEQATREATLAFDRHIEPDCPRVALVDTFNHEVDDALDTARALGSRLSAVRLDTAGELVGQGGVPDDGRPYLTGRGVTVAGTLAVRQALDAAGFSEVGIVLSSGFGNLEKIKAFVAAEKQYGRRLFSSLGIGGLYKSWSATADIVRVDGRDLAKNGRHYRPNPRLKDIW
- a CDS encoding SOS response-associated peptidase — its product is MCGRFALAVPRRLVAEAMGLPGMPDVPARPEIFPSELIEAVFVDRQAGRRMAGLFRWGFVPAFIFMKNPQAARPMINARAETVLDKPSFRAAARYRRCLIPAQGFFEWRKEPDGSKTRFFLTLPDAPVMALAGIYERAATPAGEVLDSAAILTREASPAMAGIHDRMPLILPPHTFAAWLDPLLTERRDIASLLTVPPPERFNMEAGGAPQAPPPDAVGRE